In Hermetia illucens chromosome 1, iHerIll2.2.curated.20191125, whole genome shotgun sequence, one genomic interval encodes:
- the LOC119647032 gene encoding uncharacterized protein LOC119647032, with product MDRKAMKYKLLLGAIVIFLVPFSAAKVIRTNTKLPLQVKNTVASTNQTNLELLNSSNLLTKLSSNEIDPNVHPIENSSPPLAEEPETPITNEIIPETPAVDGNLEVSPDVNPENSDTNPVNVDDPNPINKFCKCSEYSCDCCRMFGLPLLPVRAPTCAKLKYLGNDKMSVQLKYGDVVLVTRTISGKKSTPICIPMPGGYNQFCARVYGLAKGVNDFKACLGFELRADDEVEAQLRVSCFRFGAQGFSVADSEPLPAEDEKDEEEDDDDFFGLGGDDDDDDDDDDDGDDPGDDDDGVGLFDDDDEDDDADYPTGQESPDYGGFSLLDEIFSTGESRKRKNNSSQSKSSKVPSKSNSNTTLTQDEKTEQQEIKSPLTKEVKIDESKSNEVNSDKEKKKKGSESSNADDDEDDDDDDDDDDDDDDDDDDDDDESTESDKTEANKKIKKEKLSTMDYFIDFVSKLMKLF from the exons ATGGATAGAAAGGCAATGAAATACAAATTGCTGCTAGGAGCCATAGTCATCTTCCTCGTTCCGTTCAGTGCAGCAAAAGTCATACGAACAAACACAAAGCTGCCATTACAGGTCAAAAACACAGTCGCATCGACGAATCAAACCAACTTAGAATTGTTAAATTCAAGCAATTTGTTGACAAAACTGAGTAGCAATGAGATTGATCCAAATGTTCATCCAATTGAGAACTCTAGTCCGCCACTTGCCGAAGAGCCAGAGACCCCAATTACAAATGAAATCATACCAGAAACGCCTGCCGTGGACGGGAATCTAGAAGTTAGTCCAGATGTGAATCCAGAGAATTCAGATACAAATCCTGTTAATGTCGATGACCCTAATCCAATAAATAAGTTCTGTAAATGTAGTGAGTATTCATGCGATTGCTGCCGCATGTTTGGTTTGCCACTTTTGCCAGTACGTGCCCCAACTTGTGCCAAACTTAAATATCTAGGCAATGATAAGATGTCGGTCCAATTGAAATACGGTGATGTGGTGCTGGTTACAAGGACCATTTCAG GAAAAAAGTCGACTCCCATTTGCATTCCCATGCCTGGAGGATACAATCAATTCTGTGCTCGTGTTTACGGACTCGCCAAAGGAGTAAACGATTTTAAGGCATGCTTAGGATTCGAACTCCGTGCTGACGATGAAGTTGAAGCACAGCTTCGAGTTTCTTGCTTCCGGTTTGGAGCTCAAGGTTTTTCAGTTGCCGATTCTGAACCATTACCAGCTGAAGATGAGAAggatgaagaagaagatgatgatgacttcTTTGGATTAGGTG gcgatgacgacgatgatgacgatgatgatgatgatggtgatgatcccGGAGATGATGACGATGGTGTTGGCCTTTtcgatgatgacgatgaagacGATGACGCTGATTATCCTACAGGACAAGAATCGCCTGACTATGGTGGTTTCAGTTTATTAGACGAAATCTTCTCCACGGGCGAAAGCAGAAAACGCAAAAACAACTCAAGTCAAAGCAAAAGTTCAAAAGTACCATCAAAATCCAACAGCAACACAACACTAACACAAGATGAAAAAACTGAACAGCAGGAAATTAAATCACCGTTAACAAAAGAGGTCAAAATCGATGAAAGCAAATCCAATGAGGTCAACAGcgacaaagaaaagaaaaaaaagggcAGTGAAAGTAGCAATgcggatgatgatgaagacgatgatgatgacgacgatgatgatgatgacgacgatgatgatgatgatgacgatgatgatgagtcCACAGAATCTGACAAAACCGAGGctaataagaaaattaaaaaagagaAACTATCCACAATGGATTACTTTATAGATTTCGTTTCAAAATTAATGAAACTGTTTTAG
- the LOC119647033 gene encoding transcription factor HES-2-like, translating into MSDIRKIRKPLMEKKRRARINDSLEILKTIVLRNTYTLENGKVPTKLEKADILEMTVRHLKAIHGARIPMSEVTSTTAELDTVSSSYSGPLKRVDPNRQCSVNNKQSCKASETFRCDSMDTDKENASPQTEERSMLSKLHWRPWT; encoded by the coding sequence ATGTCGGATATTCGGAAGATACGAAAACCTTTGATGGAAAAGAAAAGGCGAGCACGGATTAATGACTccttggaaattttgaaaaccaTTGTTTTAAGGAACACATACACATTGGAGAACGGAAAGGTGCCCACGAAATTAGAAAAAGCAGATATTCTAGAAATGACGGTTAGGCATTTAAAAGCGATACATGGAGCTAGGATACCGATGTCAGAAGTAACCTCTACGACGGCCGAACTAGATACAGTTTCGAGTTCCTATAGTGGTCCCCTGAAACGAGTCGATCCAAATCGACAGTGTAGTGTTAATAATAAACAATCCTGCAAAGCAAGTGAAACCTTTCGTTGCGATTCCATGGATACGGATAAGGAGAATGCCTCACCACAAACGGAAGAAAGGAGTATGCTGTCGAAACTTCATTGGCGACCATGGACGTGA